One Thermodesulfobium sp. 4217-1 genomic window, TCTTTTGAGGTTATAGCTCCATAAAATTTGTTATTTTCGCCAACCCTTGCCTTGATCACTATATTTGTAGAAGAGAGCTTCTGTGCCAAAGCCTTTGCATCAGTCAATCTCTTATCTTCTTTCTTTTTGTTTGCAACCTTTCTTGTCTCATATTCTTCTATAATTGACTTTGTAGCCTCTTTTGCCATCTTTTTTAAAAACAAAAAATTTCTCGCATAACCCTGAGAGACCTCGACTATATCCCCTGTCTTGCCAAGAGACTTTATATCTTGTGTAAGCAATACCTTAATCTTATCCATACTATATATCCTCCCTACAAGATTGAAATTTCAAAGGCAATATTACAAAAATTAGAAAGCGAAAAGAAACGAGAAAATCATCTAATAAATCTTCTAATGTTAAAAACAGAATCAAACACTCCAAAAAAAACTAACGAAAAGCTCAAAAAGGGCAATATTACAAACAACAAAACTATAAATATGCTTATAGTTTTAGATAAAAAAGCGTTTTTCAAAATCAATTTTTTTGACAGTATATACAAGAGCACAGAAGCCCCTGCAACTATATACACAAAAGTAAGTATCGATTCAATGTTTAAAAAAGCGTTTTTAAATTCAGTCGGTATCGGTAAAAAGGCTGCTACTAAAGTAAGCAAAAATAAGAGACTTAACTCATAAGGAACGTGAATATCTTTGAAATTTCCAAACTTAGTAACTTCAATTTTATAGACATATTTTAAAATATAAGAAACAACTCTATATTGGAAGAGAGACCACAGAAAAAACAACAGTATCAATATAGAGGGGAGATATATTTCAAAATATTTTACAAATTGTTTAACCTCTTCAGGTGTTACGCCCGAAGACCCTTGATAGTAGGTCACCATAAATGATTCAAAGCTCGTATAAATATTGTTTAAAAGATCCTTTGGGCCAGAAAAGATAATATATGCCGCTCCTAAAGCAAATAGCCCGGCAAGAGCTGCAGTAGAGCCGAGCAAAACATTTATCGGCTTTTCTCTCTTTAAAATTGCCCCCATAACTATACCCAAAGAAAAATTAATTGAACAAAAAACTACAGAAATTATGTATGGTAGAAAAATAGCTATAATGATGCCAGATAGAAGCAGGGCAATCATGCCTTGAACAATGCCTTTTTTATACGTGATCACACAAATAGGTGCAGCCATCAATAGAAGCCCCAAAAAACCTAATGTTGGCACATAAATACCAAATAAAACAAGAAATACCACTAAGGCCGATACTAGCAAAACCTCAATGGCATCAAAGTTTTTTTTAAACAAAGGACCTCCTTAAATAAAAGTGAGTAGTTAGCTATAGGTCTTGATGTATTCAAGTAAACTACTACAAGTTTAAGTGCTAACTACTCACGATTAATCTTTTAGTCGACAGTAAATGGCAAAAGAGCGATCATCCTTGCCCTTTTTATCGCTGTAGTAAGCTGCCTTTGATGCTTAGCGCAAGCTCCAGTAGCCCTTTTTGGCAAAATCTTACCTCTATCGCTTAGATACTTCTTTAAACGATTTACATCTTTATAATCAATAAACTTAACTTTTTCTGCACAAAAAGAACAGGCCTTACGTCTAACTCTTTTTCTTGTATTCTGTAATGCCAATTAAAACCCTCCTTCTATTTCAAGACAATTTAAAATAAGTAATAAAATTTAAAATTAATCAAGTAGCTACTTAAAGCTCACGCTCTCCAATTTCTAAAAAGGAGAGTCACCCTTAGAAAAGTCATCATCAAATATAAAATCTTCTAATTCAGCGCTTTCTTCTCCAGTAGCTGACTTTTGGGAATTGTCTTGCTTGGGCGTCAGAAGCTGAACGCTATCAGCAATAATCTCAGTAACAGTTCTCTTAGAGCCTTCTTTGGTTTCATAGCTCCTATTTTGTAATCTGCCCTCTACAAGAAATAGTACTCCTTTTCTCATATAGTTACTGACAAATTCAGCAGTAGCGCGCCAGGCTACTATATTGAAAAAATCTGCATTTGTTTGATCTGTAGAATTCTTTCTGTTAATCCTATTGACTGCAATAGTCAAACTCGCCACAGGTATGCCATCAGCAGTGTATCTGAGTTCTGGATCTTTAACAAGCCTACCTACTAATATGACCTTATTAAATCTGCTCATCAGAATCAGTCTCTCCTTTTTTTGACTGATTATCCTCCTTATCAGCACTCACGACTACTTTTTGAAGGATATCTGGTTTTTTGACTATCATATGACGAATCACAATTTCATTAATCTTCAAAATTCTGTCGATTTCTGAAACCGCAGATGTTACCAACTTAAATTCATCATAGAAATAGATAGCTTCACGCAGGTCGTCAATCGTATAAGCTAATCTTTTTTTGCCCCAGTTGTCGCTTTTTATAAGCTCACCGGAATTTTTTGCAATCAGATCGTGAATACGCTTCATCAACGCATCGATCTTTTCCTCTTCCGCATTTGGGTTGAAGAGAATTACTAGTTCATAAAACTTTGAATTTATCAACAAAACACCTCCCTATGGGTTTTGCCCTCTGTGTGGGCAGGGATAAAAATGGCGGAGAGGGAGGGATTCGAACCCTCGAGACAGTTTTAGCCATCTACACGCTTTCCAGGCGAGCCTGTTCGGCCACTCCAGCACCTCTCCAAAAAGCAAACACATTATAACACAGTTACGAAGAAAGAGTGAATAGAAGAAATAAACTTAACTCTTACAAGCAATAACTAAGAAAACAATATTAATTTAAAACATATCTCTTATTTCATCTATACTTTGAACCTTGATAGTAGCTTTAAGTATTCTTCTTA contains:
- the rplI gene encoding 50S ribosomal protein L9; translated protein: MDKIKVLLTQDIKSLGKTGDIVEVSQGYARNFLFLKKMAKEATKSIIEEYETRKVANKKKEDKRLTDAKALAQKLSSTNIVIKARVGENNKFYGAITSKDISNKLKELGFDFDSKQITFDGAKMPGEYEAKVRVYPGVFSVIKFLIEGASDS
- a CDS encoding DUF2232 domain-containing protein, coding for MFKKNFDAIEVLLVSALVVFLVLFGIYVPTLGFLGLLLMAAPICVITYKKGIVQGMIALLLSGIIIAIFLPYIISVVFCSINFSLGIVMGAILKREKPINVLLGSTAALAGLFALGAAYIIFSGPKDLLNNIYTSFESFMVTYYQGSSGVTPEEVKQFVKYFEIYLPSILILLFFLWSLFQYRVVSYILKYVYKIEVTKFGNFKDIHVPYELSLLFLLTLVAAFLPIPTEFKNAFLNIESILTFVYIVAGASVLLYILSKKLILKNAFLSKTISIFIVLLFVILPFLSFSLVFFGVFDSVFNIRRFIR
- a CDS encoding single-stranded DNA-binding protein, whose protein sequence is MSRFNKVILVGRLVKDPELRYTADGIPVASLTIAVNRINRKNSTDQTNADFFNIVAWRATAEFVSNYMRKGVLFLVEGRLQNRSYETKEGSKRTVTEIIADSVQLLTPKQDNSQKSATGEESAELEDFIFDDDFSKGDSPF
- the rpsR gene encoding 30S ribosomal protein S18, whose protein sequence is MALQNTRKRVRRKACSFCAEKVKFIDYKDVNRLKKYLSDRGKILPKRATGACAKHQRQLTTAIKRARMIALLPFTVD
- the rpsF gene encoding 30S ribosomal protein S6; the protein is MINSKFYELVILFNPNAEEEKIDALMKRIHDLIAKNSGELIKSDNWGKKRLAYTIDDLREAIYFYDEFKLVTSAVSEIDRILKINEIVIRHMIVKKPDILQKVVVSADKEDNQSKKGETDSDEQI